The Hypomesus transpacificus isolate Combined female chromosome 6, fHypTra1, whole genome shotgun sequence genomic interval gtgtgtgtgtgttggagtgtgtctgtctgtctctcagcatTAATAAATGACTCACCCTCATAAACGCTCACTAACCCTGCCATGTCTCCTGTTGCTGTCAGGCACGGTTACAACCAGTGGCGGGATCCCTTGAAGCCCAGCCAGGTCCTGGCCAAGCTGTGCAAGGAGGGCAAGCTGGACGGGCCACACTACGGGCCCGGGGGCCGGGTCAAGGTGGCCAGCCGCATCTTCCTGGGGCCCACCGACATCGAGGATGAGAACGGTGCTTCTAgacttcctcctctcctactgtcCTGTAACATGGCACCAGTAGTGCTTCTTctcatatcccccccccccccccccccccccccccaggtctaaAGAAGCAGACTGAGGAGCACCTGGCTCTGACTGTGTTGAGGCAGTGGGAGGAGATCCCCAGAGTGGGCTGTAAACTCATCCCTgaacacgtggagaccagaccCCTGCAGAACCCAGACAAGCCTGGCATAGAACAGGTCTGTCACATGCTCTCCCAGATGCCCACAGATgttacacacataaacatactaAATACAGTCCACTgaaagcactcacacacactcttacactcaCTCAACAGTAGATTTGTAGTGGAGAATTGTGTGTTATCTCCACAGGGGCGGCTGGAGATGTGGGTGGACATGTTCCCTATGGACATGCCAGCCCCCGGACCTGCCATTGACATATCCCCACGGAAACCAAAGAGGTAGGTCCCTGACCATAACAACTGAAAATTAAATTATGGATTGTCTCCTCCGGACTAGCAAGAGATAGATCAGATAAGCTACGGTTTCCAAATGATACAAATTGTTTACTTTGAATGTTCAATCAAAATAATTTAAATCTACAGTTTATTTTAAATCAGCTGAACTTGTAGTTTTGTCCACGGGTGTCCTGTGGTAAGTTGCTCTCCTTAGAGTCAGTTCATACTGTGGAAAAGCAAAACACCAAgtccaactgtgtgtgtgtgtgttccttcatGCTTCCTGCCCCAGATATGAGCTCAGGGTGGTTATATGGAACACAGATGAAGTGATTCTGGAGGATGATGATTACTTTACTGGGGAAAAGTCCAGTGACATATTTGTCCGGGGGTAGGTACGGAGGGACGAGCAGCGCTCTGCCCCGCCCGTGTGGGTGTGATGCGTGTGTGCTTGGCCTTAATCACTCTTGTGTTCTTGTGTTCCCGTttttccctctctgtgtgtgtttgtggtgtgtttctgtgtttgtggtgtttctcctgtggtcccctctctctctcctctcgtcaaCGCTCTGCTGTTGCCTAGCTTTGAGCTCCGTGTTATTATTTGGAACACAGATGACGTCATTCTAGAGGACGATGCTTTCATGACAGGAGAGAAGATGTCTGACATCTATGTCAGGGGGTAAACAAACGACTCCACAAACGACTCCATCGCATGGCTCGTACCAACCTCCCCGTCCTCATCCCctactccttcctctcctcctcctttcctctcgtTATCCCTTCTTCTGATCtcatcctttctccctctccactcaTCCTTACCTCTCCCTCTGCTATCCCTTGCCCTCCTACCCTcataacttctccttctttctcccctcctaaCGTGTCCCTAATTTCAGCAATCCAACCAGCACGCAGATCCCTAGCTGAaaacccaccccctccccccccacccctcctatCAGCACACAGCAAACAATGGCTTTAACACCCACTTACAGAGAGGGACCAATCAGAACCATATCTATTTTACATTCATACAGGATCATTGGCCTAtcaaatataggttacttacaGGGGAAAAAAATGTTTCTATGGTTGATCATTGAATTGACCCGGGGAGGTATTTATATTAGACTTACGTAGTTGGTGGGGAGTTTGATCAGGAACTAGCTTTTAGTAATAGAAGGTGAAAGCATTTTTGCTATATCCAATGGAAGGTATGGTCCTGTCTTTCCATAGCAACTGTCCCTAGGGCAGGGGTTCAGATTACTCAGAAGGAGATGTTTGATCTCTTGCATGAAAGCATAAGCCAAGAGATTCCACATGTTGGTTCTAAAGAAGCCTTAATGCCATATAAACAAAATGTTGCCACTGATACACTGACGAGTAAACGCATTTAAAGATAATCTCTGGTTCGGACTGTTTCTATCCTGTTTCTGTAAGCCCTGTCAGTCTGACCCTCAACAACATCTGTTCCTCCTCCTACACCATTGCAGGTCACATGGTCTGACAAGATGGTCTCCACTCCATTAGGTGTTCTATGGAACCACCATGCAAACTGGCCTGACTAGACAAACGCCAACCAGCCCAAACGAACTCTGTCAATCCCTGATTTAggataaaaaaacataaataatccTATCCCTTATTCACCCTAGCTAGGCCTAGTTTACCCTAACTAATCCTGGCTTGTGTaacaccttcctcctcccctcccagtaTCCTCTAAGCCTGGGACAGTACCTATAGGAGAACAGGACATTGAGGAACACTTTAAAGGGCCTCACTTGATTTCTGATTTGACTGATTATCATTTTGTAAAACGCAAgctttgtgtgtgcatggcctGTTTTAAACGTTTGACCCTCCAACAACAAACCagttttatttcagttttatttcTGTATTGGGGATAGTTACAGTCTGGTGCCTGGTGCTGTAGTCCTTTGATGCCGTCTTTAAATTGTTAATGGGAATCTATTTGATTTGGATTTAATTATGACTGATTAGTTATTGGAGGATTATATCATGTGTTGTTATGACATGTTATAGACTTCACCTTTACTTCACACATACTACAAACTAGTGATTGCATGATCACATTTTAATCAATAGTCTCTAATCAATAACCAGCCTCTGCAATCCTTACATTGAATTCAACAATTAATTTCTACAGACTATAGATTGCATGACATCTACCTTCAGTAACACAGTCCTCAATCTCATCTCCTCTGTACTTTGACCAGGTAGGTCAAAGCATCTCTGACAactctgacccttgacctctctgtgtaacctctgacctctctcccAGCTGGCTGAAAGGGCAGCAGGAGGACAAGCAGGACACAGACGTGCACTACCACTCCCTGACAGGAGAGGGCAACTTCAACTGGCGCTTTGTATTCCCCTTCGACTACCTGATGGCCGAGGAGAAGATCGTCATCTCCAAGAAGGAGTCCATGTTCTCCTGGGATGAGACCGAGTACAAGATCCCAGCCCGCCTCACCATGCAGGTGTGGGACGCAGACCACTTCTCCGCAGATGACTTCCTGGGTACGACCTTTCACCTCCGTGTCACCTTCAAATATGTACGGTATAAACCAAATGATCATTATGAACACCAGATTTACATATAAACATATGGTCACTGCTGTTGTTGTCTTCTTCTTCCCAGGAGCGATAGAGCTGGACCTGAACCGGTTCCCCCGTGGGGCGAAGACGTCCAAGCAGTGTTCCATCAACATGATCCAGAATGAGCACGACCTTCCCACCATCTCCATCTTCAAGCAGAGGAGGGTCAAGGGCTGGTGGCCCTTCGTGGCCCGCGACGAGAACGACGACATGGAGCTCACGGTAcccttcacatacacacacacacacacacacacacacacacacacatacacacacatggacacacacatggacacacacacacagacacacacatggacacacagacagacagtcatagACATGTACatagacacaccacacacacggttTCCGTTTGTGTTGATGAACAGTATTTGGCttctgtgatgtcacagggTAAAGTGGAGGCGGAGCTTCACCTCATGACAGCGGAGGAGGCTGAGAAGTGTCCAGTAGGTCTGGGACGCAATGAGCCTGACCCTCTGGAGAAACCAAAGtaagaatacacacacagtacacagacaagcacacacacacttaaacccaCACAGGCACGTTctttcacacacagtcacacacacacacagacaaacacacatgaacatagAAACCAGTGGCACAGACAtggtcttctctcctcttccctcatgACTGGGTTGGTTCTCACAGCAAAGGGGCTGGTGACAGACTCAAGGAGCCTGTTTCACCTCCAGTATCAGACCGTCATGGCTGTCCTGTCAGATCTGGGGGAGATGCAGCCCCCTTCAGCCcggtctcctccctccacccccacacttCCACTCTCACTCGTTTATCCTCCATCTCTTTACCTGTCTCCCTTTGTTTCCTTCCACCCATCCTTCCTCGGTGCAtcgcccccctcccttccaacatgatctttccctccatctccatccctccattccttcctcctcccgtccctctgtcctccccctccccctccccctctccctctccctctccctccctccttgcctcgGAAGTCGTCCAGACACCAGTCTCATGTGGTTCCTGAGTCCTCTGAAGTCCCTCCGATACTTCATTTGGCACAACTACCGCTGGCTGGTCCTGAAGGTGCTGggtgccctgctgctgctgctgctgctaggcCTGTTCCTCTACTCCATCCCTGGGTACCTCGTCAAGAAGCTGCTGGGGGCCTGAGACGGCGGCGGtagcccctccttcctcccctcttttctacctctctctctctgtctctctctctccttctcatctcttcttctcatctctcatattctcctctctctttatctctatgTACTTTATTCTTCTTCCGTTTCAGTTCAGTTAATTTATtcctgtgtatctctctgtttttctctctcactctctatccttggcttcctctctccatcatttctGCCTaagtctctcctctctttgtccctcgcTACACCCCCATTCCTCTACGAGAGCAGACCCTATGGTACATACCCTGGTTACTTCCCTGTCTCTGCcctcctgtgttctctgtgcCAGTGTCTGTGCCATCCCATAATACACACCATCCCAGGCCTCTTAACAGCTGTGGAGTGGTGAACATGTTGTTACCGTGGCACTCGTCATTCCACCTGACATCCATGTGCTCACCATCCGgaaagtgtgtctgtgcttcAGTCACTGTGGAGTGATGCTCTGTTCCTGTGGATATTGGATTGACTCCAGTAAGGCTACTGCATGAATAGTAACTAACAACTAATGCCTGCTTTGCAATTTTTCTCTCTAACCATCTTCCCTCCCCCAAcaatcttcctctccccctcctttcctctcctctcctcttctctcttttcttctcccctcctcttcttctttctttccccccctcctctcccctcctcttctctctccccccctcccctcctctccttctctctcttcctcctctcccttcctctctcccccccctcccctcctctccttctctctcttcctcccctcctctccttctctctcttcctcctctcctctcctccccccagccgtCCAGACACAACCTTCCTGTGGTTCCTCAGCCCGCTGAAGGCCGTGCGCTACCTCATCTGTAACCGCTACAAGTGGCTGATCATCAAGATAGTGgtggccctgctgctgctggccatGCTGTGCGTCTTCCTCTACAGCATGCCTGGCTACCTAGTCAAGAAGATGCTTGGGGCCTGAGgcgggagcagaggagaggacaggaggagggggtgggagtggaggagagaagggaagaaaaggagaggaaagggggagaggacaggactgGATGAGGAGACGTTACTAGATGTTATGTGCTGCAAGGTtgtccctctgtcctcaccTACAGCTGCGTATCTTCATTCACTCTCACCCTTTGTCACCAAACCTGGCTAGTGAAGATTCTCCCTGAACAATGAGACTTTCCCCTGGACTAATACAAACTCTGCTACTGGCCCACTGCATCATCTCCCAATCACGCTACAGCAGTACACCTGGCCTAACCAGTCCAATGCTTCCTAGCTGGACCCTAACCAATCAGTCACTACCATCCCTGAACTGACCAACTAACCAAATGGAATGTTTGCCCCGGATCTGATCTGTCAGCTGTTTGGCTGAGTAGCTCACCCTGTTCTAAGAAtgtttgtttatgtatttatttggtGTTGATTTTAGTTATTTAGAACAGAAACCGTTGGATGACTGGTTTATTGGGAATTGTTGACAATATCAAATGAAGGAGATTTCCTAGGGCaacttgttgcactatttgcaCAGAAATGATGAAGAAATTAAATACAGATAACTATTTTGCTAGAATTCACTTAATTCATTTCAGTTCAATGAACACTTCTTCAGAGGTAGCCTTCCTAAGGTTTAGCTTCACTTGTGTTGTCCACTCAGTGTTTAAAGGGGCAGTGCTTGTTCTGTTTCACCCCTCAAATAAAAAGATTGCTCTCTGACTGTTACCCTAGTCTACCCTCGATAGGGCCTAGCAACGAGGAAGCATGCGTCTGGGACCTGATGTTCGAGAGCAGGTCACGTGACAAAGCATGACTCTTATGCTAGCTTCCCCATAGCTCACAACTCCTTCTGTCTAGAGTGCTGGAGTTTAAGCTGCTGTTTATGAGAACCTGAGGTATCAAAATAGGGGGGTAGgattgacccttgaccctgtcGCCCTATCAGAAGGCTTGGTTTGCAGTGTGCAGTGCTCTTCCGTTTGATCCCTTGCTTGCAGCTGTAATTCTGACATCATGACTTGTGTTGCACTCCTTTTAGTGATTCTGTGTTCACAAAGTACGATAAAATAATTCATGTTTGCACTGAACTCTCGCCTGTTTGTACGATTAAGAGTGTATTTATATCTCTTTGTTGAAAGTGTTCCAATATTTAATTTACGTCTGTTTTAAAAATGATTTGAAATAAACAGAATGACTTGAGGTAAGAACCTGCTGAGTCTTTGAGTCAGTCAGAGgtcagttagtgtgtgtgtgtgtgtgtatgcgtggcaGAGTTTATGTGACTCTTAGTCAGAATGCTTGTGAAAacttttctgtgtacatgtatatATTTACAAATATCACTATCCTATTATCATCATGTCTGTGTActaccttctccctccctccttccctccctccctctccccacctttctgtttccctccatccctcccttctctctcccgtGCCGTCCCTCCCCTGCAGCCGTCCCAACACCAGTATGACGTGGATGCTGAGCCCTCTGCACGTGCTGTGCCTCCTGTCCTGGAGGAGCTACAGGCTGCAGTGTGTGCTGCTGCTGGCCAGCCTGCTGGGGGCGCTGTTCCTCATCCTGCTGCTCTTCTCCATGCCCTCTGCCATAAACAACAAGATCTTCAACAGCGTTGGCtgaacgccacacacacacacacgcacacacataagaCGTCCTAGTGTCCTAGTTCTCCCCTGAACTGTTCAAACAGCAGCACCACTTCTGTAAAAGGATAAAAGCTTTATTTGTTCTCACAGTTTTGTCTCAAATATTATTAAAGAGTTCTTCCAGCAGGGTTTGTTTCATGACTAGTTTTCCCAGCAGGGGGTGTGTACAGTACGGGGGATCTCTGGAGAGGTTCACTCTTGCACCAGCTGCATCGCCTGGGTGGGCGGTATCTCCAGCTCAGTGTTGACCTATCAGAGAGAGGGGTCATGATGAGcaacacacacgcttacacacactGAAGAAAACAGAACAAAGTATACaccgaacaaacacacacaccacacactgaacCCATTCTCTCAcagaacagcacacacacacccgtaccTTGGAGGTGACATACTGGTGGAGCAGCATGCGGAGCTCAGTGTTCTGCTGTTTCACACTCTGTGTCTCCGTCATGAGCTTTGACCTCTCTGTCAGAACAGTGCTGCGGAAAACAAACAGAGCTCacttcagttgtgtgtgtgtgtgtatgaatgtttcTGCCAGTCTGTGTGCTGACTGTTATGTAACTGATGAGGCatcaatgagtgtgtgtgtgtgtgtgggtgtgcatgagTTCCTCACTGGTACTTCTCCATCGAGGTCTCCAGCTCTGCCCAGATCCTGAGCTTGTTCTCTGGGATGACGTTGGCCATGGAGTCCCAGTAGGCAGCATCCTCAGAGTCATCCCTCTGGCCCAGACCCCCCCTGAGCTGCTGGTGCCCCATGCCCCCCctggatatacacacacacacacacacacacacagcagccatcAGTTACATGACAAtcagcacacagacagtcagaaacatgcacactcgtgtgtgtgtgtgggtgacctTTTAGGTTGGTGCTGGGCTGTGAAGGCCCTGAGGGCCTTCAAGACGTCATTAGGGTGGATGAGATTAGAGGTTGGGGTGCTGGGACAGCTCCGCCCTCTGCCCTCGTTATCATCCGCAGGCACTTCCTGGATATGATATCAGAGCATATGACATcagaggaagtggaggatgaAGAGCATGCCAAATATTGTCTAAAGTGGTCTGCTGGGTCACCAGTAAGTGGGAAAACAAAGTTCCATTGACAAGCTAGTTAGGTGGTCCCTGCTTTTGTCATTCACTTGTacactcctccctcatccctccttacCACCGCACGTTCTTCCTGTTGCTGTGGGTACTTGATGAAGAAGTCGGCCATCTTGTTGACATCCTCCTCACTCTCGATGCCCATGGCCTGAGTAACAAGACCAAAACACCGAGAAGAGTAAATCATGCTCCTCCAACCACCAGTccctgggtgtgtgagtgtatgtgtgtgtgtgtgtgcgtgcgtgagagtGTGTTGGCTCACAGTGAAGATGGCATCCAGCTTCATGAGGGACTGCTCATCCCTGTCCAGAGGAGACAGCAGCTTCAGGAGCTTACTCTCTATCAGGAAGCCCTgcggagatggaggggaggagggagagggggaggagggagaaagagggagggagagaaggaggtcaagaaagaaaggagaggtcAACCaaattttaaaaacagtcaactTGTTATTGTCCAACTGAAAAAACTTGAATCAGCACAAACATCCACGTCCTTACCGTCTCGTCACACAGCAGCTCCAGAAGCCTCTTCACCGTCAACACTGACACCTCTCCCTGCACCtcactctccttcttctccatctcccccttactgtcctccctctctctttccacagcCAACCCAGAACTCCTGGCCCccggcccagccccagcctccaccataGCTCCAGGCCCCACTGAGGCCTCCACCATAGCTCCAGGCCCCACTGAGGCCTCCACCATAGCTCCAGGCCCCACTGAGGCCTCCACCATAGCTCCAGGCCCCACTGAGGCCTCCACCATAGCTCCAGGCCCCACTGAGGCCTCTACCATAGCTCCAGGCCCCACTGAGGCCTCCACCATAGCTCCAGGCCCCACTGAGGCCTCCACCATAGCCCTAGGCCCCACCGAGGCCTCCCGGGTCCCCAGGCTTGAGCTGTTGGTCTTCCCAGAATGGAGCAGCTCTGAGGCAGTCTGCCGAGCGGTCCTCTGGGCTTGCTTCTGGGGCCGGATGGGGCCACAGCGCTCCATGAAGGGCAGCGAAGGACGCTCCCAGGCCAGGCCCAGCTGCTGCTGGTAGATGATGCAGTCGATGTCCAGGGccttctccaccagctccttcACCTCAGCCTCGTTCATCACCCACATGTCCTCAAACCTCTTGGAGTCGATGGCGGCAAAGTGCCTggatggagagtgtgtgtgttggggggggggggcaagggggatAAGGAGCCAACATTGACTTTTGAAAGATTTGAGTGTGGCGCACTTTAAGTATTAACATGGGACACAGAggtatgtgtgctgtgtgcatttgtgtaggtgtatttgtccatgtgtgtgtgtgtgtgtgtgtgtgtgtgtgtgtgtgtttgtgtgttatatGGAACCTCATCTTcttctgcatgtgtttgtacTGCTGCATGATGCGCTGGTAGTCCTCTGTCAGACTCTGGTTCTCTTCCTTGGACTGCTTCTCCTGGTTGGAACATTTCACCTTCAGGTTGTTCAGCACGTCCTGCTGCctaggacacacagacacacacagacacacacagacacacacagacacacacagacacacacagacacacacagacaaacacctcACTCAAACTGGCTTGCCTTGCTAGCGGGCAGCTATACCCATATCCTGTAATTAGGAGATTGTGTAtttatgcatgtttgtgtgtgtgtgcgtgtgtgtgtgtacatcataCCTGGTGATCTTCCTCTTCTGCTGGGACTTGGTGATGGCGTTCTCCTCGTCTCTCTTCTTCAGCACCTGGAAGTTATACTCCAGCTTCTCCTGGTTCAGCTGGTAGGTAGCTTTcatctgctgcagctgctgctccaagatctacacacacacacaccgcagacaccacacacacaccacaaacatgcagaggtgcacacacaacacacacatgcaagcagacacacacacacacacacacgtgtattaCGTTACAGTGAAGCAGCAGGTGTGTAGGTCATGGTGACACCTTCCTTCTCAGGAGACAGCCTGACCTGGACGTCGGTGTCCAGCTTGATCTTGATCATGTTGTACTCCTCGGCGTCCTCCACCCTCACTTGGTCCAGCAGGACCTCgtactcctccaccctcctcatcctctgcaTCAGGTTCTCCAactgggggagggcgggggggggtgacaaagagagaggggtcagagagagacataaaggaGGCCAGAGAAAGAGTCTGAGTCtctgggagaaagagggggggggggctgaagagaccagagagagagagaaagagagggggggggggggggggggggtgaaagagaaagtgtgtcaagagagagaagggtagaaAAGAGATGAAGGGAAAGAGATGCATTACCTCGTTGTCACTGCGTTCCTTCATGTGTTGCTCccacttctctctgtctccagtcaGAAGCACCTTGCGCTCGCTCTCGTACGCGCTCTACACAACCACAGACCACAAACACTGCCGTGAGGGAGAGCCAATGAAAAGGTGGAACCATGTAAAAGTATTCCTGTTTGGTTCGGGGGTGGCCAAAGGCGTACCTCTATCTGGTCCAGCTCCACCCTGTATGACTTATTCAGGATCTTGACCTGGTCCTCCATCCTCTCAATCATCAGGTCCACGTCCTCAGCCTGTCTCTTCAGGTCTTTGACGTAGCAGTCGTCCGCTTGCTTCAGCTCCtacccccacacatacacatgcaggtATTTACACAGACATGAACTCACAGATACACATGCTGTGTGACTCTCTGTCCTCAccactgcccctccctcccttct includes:
- the drc1 gene encoding dynein regulatory complex protein 1: MSQSGTLHEDLGEAGPSLDSENPEERIAARRLRIAARKEARRRQELGDDSNEKKEIEEETRKSQIQVDQSEKRMLNLLSDGTELVTNVMVAADARESQCRAEIEEARRLRVEKLENEAKVSLEKFEDINKKWMVAKMKDIPQDLRDSLISQQQLCGLLVQDKNNLITELQQELKQADDCYVKDLKRQAEDVDLMIERMEDQVKILNKSYRVELDQIESAYESERKVLLTGDREKWEQHMKERSDNELENLMQRMRRVEEYEVLLDQVRVEDAEEYNMIKIKLDTDVQILEQQLQQMKATYQLNQEKLEYNFQVLKKRDEENAITKSQQKRKITRQQDVLNNLKVKCSNQEKQSKEENQSLTEDYQRIMQQYKHMQKKMRHFAAIDSKRFEDMWVMNEAEVKELVEKALDIDCIIYQQQLGLAWERPSLPFMERCGPIRPQKQAQRTARQTASELLHSGKTNSSSLGTREASVGPRAMVEASVGPGAMVEASVGPGAMVEASVGPGAMVEASVGPGAMVEASVGPGAMVEASVGPGAMVEASVGPGAMVEAGAGPGARSSGLAVEREREDSKGEMEKKESEVQGEVSVLTVKRLLELLCDETGFLIESKLLKLLSPLDRDEQSLMKLDAIFTAMGIESEEDVNKMADFFIKYPQQQEERAVEVPADDNEGRGRSCPSTPTSNLIHPNDVLKALRAFTAQHQPKRGGMGHQQLRGGLGQRDDSEDAAYWDSMANVIPENKLRIWAELETSMEKYHTVLTERSKLMTETQSVKQQNTELRMLLHQYVTSKVNTELEIPPTQAMQLVQE